In Neptuniibacter halophilus, the genomic stretch ATAGGCGTCGGCCACGGGCAGATGCGTGAACGTGAGCTGGAACAGGTCATGTCCGATTTTTACCATAAGCGCTACAACATTCTGCTTTGCACCACAATTATCGAGACCGGTATCGACGTACCTAACGCCAACACCATTATCATTGACCGGGCTGACAAATTTGGTCTGGCACAGCTGCACCAGTTGCGCGGCCGCGTAGGACGATCACACCATCAGGCCTACGCTTATCTGCTGACGCCGCATTATAAATCGATGACTAAAGACGCCATCAAACGACTTGAGGCAATTGAATCTGCCGATGATCTCGGGGCCGGCTTCACGCTGGCCACCCACGACCTTGAGATTCGCGGCGCCGGCGAACTCCTCGGCGAGGAGCAGAGCGGCCAGATGCAGACCGTCGGCTTCAGCCTCTTTATGGAGATGCTGGAACAGGCGGTTGAATCGATCAGGCAGGGTAAAACACCGAACATGGATCAGCCGCTCAAGCAGGGTGCCGAAGTTAACCTGCACCTTTCTGCACTGATTCCTGATGACTACCTGCCGGATGTGCACAGTCGCCTGCTGATGTATAAACGCATCTCCAGTGCCCATTCCGAGAAAGAGCTCAAGGAGCTGCAGGTCGAGATGATCGACCGGTTCGGTCTGCTACCGGAACAGACCAAAAACCTGTTCCGTGCCACAGCAATAAAACTCAGCGCCGAAGCCATGAATATTGTTAAAATCGACGCCGGCAGTGAGATTGGCCGCATCGAATTCTCTGGCGATGCTAAAGTCGATCCTTTAACGCTGGTAAAACTGGTTCAAAATCAGCCGCAAAAATATAAACTGGAAGGCGCAGACAAACTGCGTTTCAGCCTCAACATGGAAAAGCCCGAGCAACGCTTCAGTGCCGTAGAAGGCCTGCTGCGGGACTTGGCAGTTAAGAGATCATGATGAAATATTTACGCCTGCTCGCACTCCCCTTCCTGCTCCTGACCGGCTACAGCCAGGCAGCCGACCTGTTCAAAGTTGAAGTCATCGCCTTCGCCAACAAAGATCAGGGCGCCCTGAGTGATGAATACTGGCCGGTTATCAATGAGATCCCGGAAAAATCCCGGGCCATCTATCTGGGAAGCGACTCCGCTGGTTATCAACGCCTCTCAGGTGGCAGCCTGAACCTGCATGACGAAAAAAACCGTCTGCGCAACAGCGGTCATTACCGGATTCTCTACCACGGAGGCTGGGTGCAGCCTGTTTATCAGACGCTTGACCCGCGCCCGATCCGAATTCAGGCCGGCGAGATTCTTGATAACGGCATGTATGAGCTGGACGGATATATCGCCGTAGGCCGCGGTCGCTATCTGCACTTTCGCCCGGACCTTTATCTCAGCCAGCGGCTGAGTCCTGCACAGACAGAACAACTTAAACGCAGCCCGGGCAAACAGCAGCCTGACACCAGCACGGCCGCCATGCTCAGCATGCAGAGCAGCAGCACCGCTGTCAGCACCCTCAGCTCAGCACAGTTCCCGGTGATTCCGCAGATTCTGACCGTACATCAGGATCAGGCAAGAAGGATGCGCTCATCCGAGCTGCACTACATCGACCACCCACTGCTGGGAATTGTGGTTCAGATCACGCCGGTTAACTAAGCATTCCAGCCCGGCCGGACCGGCCGGGCTCCCTCACGGCTTTAACACCCTGCCAGCAACCTGCTAACAACCCCACACCCCCGTACCGCTCTACTCCAGAGTAAATCGGACACATAAAAAAACGGTCAGCCGGATAACCGACTGACCGCTTACAGAGTCAGTATTCTAAGTGTTACTTAACGACCGTGTTTAACCATATCGTCAACCACTGCCTGCTCTTCGCTGAGATCATCATGCTCAGGCTTAGCCTGCGGCAGAATCAGGTTCAGAACAATCGCCACAACACCGCAAAGACTTACGCCCTGCAGGTTCAGATCACCGCTTCCGATCGCCATACCACCAATGCCAAATACCAGCGTAGTAGAAACAATCACCAGATTGCGCTGCTGAGCCATATCTACCCGCGCCTTAACCAGCGTATTCAGCCCGACTGATGCGATTGAACCAAACAGCAGAATCAGAATACCGCCCATCACCGGTGAAGGTATGGTTTGCAGCAGCACGCCAAATTTAGCAACAAAAGCGAGTAAAATGGCAAATACCGCAGCCCAGATCATCACGAGCGGATTAAATGAACGGGTCAGCATCACGGCACCGGTCACTTCCGAATAGGTGGTATTCGGCGGCCCACCAAACAGGGAAGCAGCCGACGTAGCCAGACCATCACCAAACAAGGTACGGTGCAGCCCCGGCTTTTTCAGGTAATCCTTGCCGGTGACATTGCTGATCGCCAGAATGTCGCCTACGTGCTCAATCGCAGGCGCGATAGCTACAGGCAACATAAACAGAATCGCCGCCAGACTGAACTCAGGCCAGACAAAGTCAGGCACCGCCAGCAAAGGCGCTTCAGATGCTTTACTCAGATCAACCATACCCATGAAATAGGCTGCCAGATAACCCACCAGCACACCGGAAAGAATCGGCACCAGACGGAAAATACCTTTGCCCAGCGTGGCTACCAGCAGAGTTGTCAGCAAAGCCACCATGGATACGATCATCGCATCTGCATAAGGAAACAGCTCCAGCGAACCGTCACCTGATCTCCCCATCGCCATATTTACCGCGATAGGCGCCAGCCCCAGACCGATCACCATAATGACCGGGCCGGTCACGACCGGCGGCATGATCCGATGCAGAAAACCGGATCCACGCACTTTAACCAGCAGCGCCAGCAGCATGTAGACCACACCCGCTGCAAACAGCGCGCCCATGGTTGCCGCTACACCCCATGTCTGGGTGCTGTAAGTGATCGGCGCGATGAAAACAAAGGATGAGGCCAGAAAGATCGGTACCGTGCGCTGCGTCACAAACTGAAACAGCAACGTACCAATACCCGCAGTAAACAGAGCCACGCTCGGATCAAGACCGGTCAGCAGCGGCATCAGCACCAGTGCGCCAAAGGCCACAAACAGCATCTGTGAGCCGGCCAGCACGGTACGCAGGCCCGACTGAGTATCACTCATAACACTACCCTCAGATTATTTAGTGCCGAAAATTTTGTCCCCGGCATCACCCAGACCCGGAATAATATAGCCCTGTTCATTCAGGTGACTATCGATAGATGCGGTATACAGATCCACATCCGGGTGTGCTTCCTGTACCGCCTTAATCCCTTCGGGAGCCGCCACCAGAACCAGCGCACGAATGGTGTCACAACCCGCCTTTTTCAGCATATCGATGGTGGCAATCATTGAGCCGCCGGTAGCCAGCATCGGATCGATCACCAGCGACATACGCTCTTCGATGTCGTTAGCCAGTTTCTCAAAATAGGCGACCGGCTCCAGAGTTTCTTCATCACGATACAGACCCACCACACTGATACGCGCTGTCGGTACCAGCTCGAGCACGCCGTCGAGCATACCGATACCGGCACGCAAGATCGGCACAACCGTAATCTTTTTGCCCTTGATTCGCTCGCAGGTCACTTCACCACACCAGCCATCCAACTGATACTCTTCTAACTCAAGATCCTTGGTCGCTTCGTAAGTCAGCAGACAACCAACTTCAGCGGCCAACTGACGGAAACTGCGGGTACTCATTTCACTGGAACGCATCAAACCGATCTTATGCCGGACCAGGGGATGCTTTATCTCATGCACACTCATAACAAACCTCAGAGAACTGATACAGAAACGCCGCCCGAAGGCGGCGATTTATGGCACAAAGATTAGCAAAACACGCTTTTCTTTTCATCCTAAAGTTGCATGGGTCTGAGCCCGGCAATCCGGATTTCTGTCATGGCGATGCAGCCGCCTTCAGCATCTCAGGCTCCGGCTGAAACGGTTGTGCATCGGTATGCAGATGCACCGTGGTGGTCGGGTAAGCAATCTCAGCACCCTGTTCATCAATAATCTGCATAATCTTTACCATCACATCCTGCTTAATCTCATGAAAACGGATCCAGTTGGTAGTTTTGGTAAAGGTATAGATAAAGAAATCCAGAGATGAGGGCCCAAAGCGATCGAGATTCACGATCAGCGTCTGATTGGTATCGATGTCAGGATGCGCTTCAAGCATTGCACGCACCCGCTCAATCACCCGGGTAACCTGATCTGCATCCTGATAACGCAAACCAATATACTCATAGATCCGGCGGTTAGTCATGCGCGACGGATTTTCCACAGAGATACTCGCAAACGTTGCGTTAGGCACGTACAACGGGCGCTTATCAAAGGTCCGGATCCGGGTCTGGCGCCAGCCTATATTCTCAACCGTACCTTCAATCTGCTTGTCAGGCGAACGTATCCAGTCACCTACTTTGAAAGGCCGGTCCAGATAAATCATCAGACCGCCAAAGAAATTAGCCAGCAGATCTTTTGCCGCAAAACCAACCGCGATGCCACCGATACCACCAAAGGCAAGAATCCCGGAGACACTGAAGCCGTAGCTCTGCATCACAATCAGCAGCATCAGAACCGATACAATCAGGCGTAACAACCGCCCCAGAGCCGATACTGTAGTCTGGTCCATCGGCTTCTTCATCCGCTCGGGATCAATCAGCAGACGCTCCAGACGCTT encodes the following:
- a CDS encoding uracil-xanthine permease family protein → MSDTQSGLRTVLAGSQMLFVAFGALVLMPLLTGLDPSVALFTAGIGTLLFQFVTQRTVPIFLASSFVFIAPITYSTQTWGVAATMGALFAAGVVYMLLALLVKVRGSGFLHRIMPPVVTGPVIMVIGLGLAPIAVNMAMGRSGDGSLELFPYADAMIVSMVALLTTLLVATLGKGIFRLVPILSGVLVGYLAAYFMGMVDLSKASEAPLLAVPDFVWPEFSLAAILFMLPVAIAPAIEHVGDILAISNVTGKDYLKKPGLHRTLFGDGLATSAASLFGGPPNTTYSEVTGAVMLTRSFNPLVMIWAAVFAILLAFVAKFGVLLQTIPSPVMGGILILLFGSIASVGLNTLVKARVDMAQQRNLVIVSTTLVFGIGGMAIGSGDLNLQGVSLCGVVAIVLNLILPQAKPEHDDLSEEQAVVDDMVKHGR
- the upp gene encoding uracil phosphoribosyltransferase, which codes for MSVHEIKHPLVRHKIGLMRSSEMSTRSFRQLAAEVGCLLTYEATKDLELEEYQLDGWCGEVTCERIKGKKITVVPILRAGIGMLDGVLELVPTARISVVGLYRDEETLEPVAYFEKLANDIEERMSLVIDPMLATGGSMIATIDMLKKAGCDTIRALVLVAAPEGIKAVQEAHPDVDLYTASIDSHLNEQGYIIPGLGDAGDKIFGTK
- a CDS encoding CsiV family protein yields the protein MKYLRLLALPFLLLTGYSQAADLFKVEVIAFANKDQGALSDEYWPVINEIPEKSRAIYLGSDSAGYQRLSGGSLNLHDEKNRLRNSGHYRILYHGGWVQPVYQTLDPRPIRIQAGEILDNGMYELDGYIAVGRGRYLHFRPDLYLSQRLSPAQTEQLKRSPGKQQPDTSTAAMLSMQSSSTAVSTLSSAQFPVIPQILTVHQDQARRMRSSELHYIDHPLLGIVVQITPVN
- a CDS encoding mechanosensitive ion channel family protein, producing MIELLNRMLAEYFPQFSDAAWMILSSIILLLGLVVHVVLRSALRRLIAKAERSSLRFDDIFLRSIRQPLLLLIWLAATFWLVELAEQNFDLEILSSDSPLPNLVVTLLLAWACIRFLKRLERLLIDPERMKKPMDQTTVSALGRLLRLIVSVLMLLIVMQSYGFSVSGILAFGGIGGIAVGFAAKDLLANFFGGLMIYLDRPFKVGDWIRSPDKQIEGTVENIGWRQTRIRTFDKRPLYVPNATFASISVENPSRMTNRRIYEYIGLRYQDADQVTRVIERVRAMLEAHPDIDTNQTLIVNLDRFGPSSLDFFIYTFTKTTNWIRFHEIKQDVMVKIMQIIDEQGAEIAYPTTTVHLHTDAQPFQPEPEMLKAAASP